In Dolichospermum flos-aquae CCAP 1403/13F, the following proteins share a genomic window:
- a CDS encoding HTH domain-containing protein has translation MPSVFLELAKKVIEEEKRPLTPTEIWEIAQLRDYDKELLTKGKTPAATLGARLYVEVRDNLTSEFITTGTRPKKFILRSLKDSPDINILDVPTPPTHKKADYLEKDLHPFLVYYGFYYLKVYLKTIQHQKSNKKVFSKWLHPDIVGCYFPFGDWEDEVFEVSSLMGSSAIKLYSFELKRELSFANLREAFFQAVSNSSWANEGYLVAAKVDSDNDFLLELDRLSASFGIGVIRLDIEDPDSSEVILPAKSRDLLDWETVNKLASTSPDFSEFLKRVKKDIDCREIRREMYDPVLEKEELIKIPRQL, from the coding sequence ATGCCAAGTGTTTTCCTTGAACTTGCAAAAAAGGTAATCGAAGAAGAAAAGCGCCCACTGACCCCTACGGAAATATGGGAAATCGCGCAGTTAAGAGATTACGACAAAGAGCTACTGACCAAAGGCAAAACGCCTGCTGCTACACTCGGTGCTAGATTGTATGTTGAAGTCCGCGACAATCTTACATCAGAGTTTATTACCACAGGTACAAGACCAAAAAAATTCATCTTACGCTCACTCAAGGACAGTCCAGACATCAATATTCTGGATGTTCCCACACCCCCTACACATAAGAAGGCTGACTATCTTGAAAAAGACCTTCACCCATTCCTTGTTTATTATGGTTTCTATTATCTCAAGGTATACCTAAAAACTATTCAGCATCAGAAGTCGAACAAGAAGGTTTTTAGTAAGTGGCTACATCCTGATATTGTGGGTTGCTACTTTCCTTTTGGTGATTGGGAGGATGAAGTTTTTGAAGTGAGTTCGCTGATGGGTAGCAGTGCTATTAAGTTATATTCGTTTGAACTAAAAAGGGAACTATCATTTGCAAATTTGCGAGAAGCATTTTTCCAGGCTGTATCTAATTCATCTTGGGCAAATGAGGGTTATCTAGTAGCAGCCAAAGTGGATAGTGATAACGACTTTCTATTAGAACTTGACAGACTTTCAGCCTCATTTGGAATTGGAGTTATTCGTCTTGATATTGAAGATCCCGACTCGTCTGAAGTAATCTTACCAGCAAAATCTAGGGATCTTCTAGACTGGGAAACAGTCAACAAATTGGCGAGTACCAGTCCAGACTTTAGTGAATTTCTCAAGCGAGTCAAGAAAGACATTGACTGCCGAGAAATCAGGCGAGAGATGTATGATCCTGTTTTGGAGAAGGAAGAGTTAATCAAAATACCAAGGCAATTGTAA
- a CDS encoding gamma-glutamylcyclotransferase, with the protein MINVFVYGTLKPGEVNYQKYCAGKVIKEQRAIANGKLNNSPMVYPAITSEDGSVTTCVD; encoded by the coding sequence GTGATTAATGTTTTCGTGTATGGAACTCTCAAACCAGGTGAAGTTAATTATCAAAAATACTGTGCTGGTAAAGTCATAAAAGAACAAAGAGCGATCGCAAATGGTAAACTTAATAATTCACCAATGGTCTATCCAGCTATAACTTCAGAAGATGGTTCAGTGACCACCTGCGTGGACTAA